One Candidatus Paceibacterota bacterium genomic window carries:
- the recG gene encoding ATP-dependent DNA helicase RecG produces the protein MPFPRNGIRRASSPIQIRYAKVSDSGKHFISFVPKAGQSAFNMPLLSTKSKKKRMYPDMIIAMPPEDLLEKHFRLVPTQKAAFSKLKIKTVRELLYHFPARYGNTSEMKSIRSLVAGENAVIFGKINGLKASKGFKTRMTMAKATVSDETGKIQAVWFNQPYIAKMVAEDSLVRVEGKVSARRKTNELYFSNPKIEPVGKLPIGVGENLFGDEGEAHTLYPVYPESRGITSNWIYHAIQKIFKAGILETLVDPIPEVILKKYSLPTLATAIVWMHAPKEQSHAEAARKRFAFEEVFFIQLENERERIEYQKKDSFIINRDPKEIETFIKRFPFEPTNAQRKAISHILDDFKSGHPMSRLLEGDVGSGKTAVAATTVYTAITTRPKGQDFGRLQVAYMAPTEILAKQHFESFIQYFRHLPINIALITSSGCKKFPSKVDSSGYTDISRNQLLKWVEAGEIPILIGTHALIQKAVKFKNLAYIIIDEQHRFGVAQRQKLRRKDDVLPHLLSMTATPIPRTLALTIFGDLDLTLLDEMPVGRKPIITEVVLPNEREKTYEKIRTELKAGRQVYIICPRIDEPDPDKELAIQAKSVKEEAKRLKEKIFPEYEIEILHSKMKPKEKDDIMAEFTAHNIHILVATSVVEVGVNVPNATVIVIEGAERFGLAQLHQLRGRVIRSNHQAYCYIFTESNGQKTIDRLKAFKTAKNGFELAEEDLKLRGAGSLSGGKQWGVSDLAMEAIKNIKMVEAARLEAKNIIASNPELKDAPLLKARMESQKQKIHFE, from the coding sequence GTGCCTTTTCCAAGAAATGGGATTCGTCGGGCTTCAAGTCCCATCCAAATCCGCTACGCCAAAGTTTCAGACAGTGGCAAGCATTTCATTTCTTTTGTGCCCAAGGCGGGGCAATCCGCTTTCAACATGCCACTTCTTTCGACGAAAAGCAAGAAAAAAAGAATGTATCCTGATATGATAATTGCCATGCCCCCCGAAGACTTACTCGAAAAACACTTTCGCCTTGTGCCCACGCAAAAGGCTGCTTTCTCTAAATTAAAAATCAAGACAGTTCGCGAGCTTCTCTATCACTTCCCTGCTCGATATGGAAATACGTCCGAGATGAAATCGATCCGCTCTCTCGTCGCCGGAGAGAATGCTGTTATCTTTGGAAAAATCAATGGACTGAAAGCCAGCAAAGGATTTAAGACGCGAATGACAATGGCGAAGGCGACTGTGAGCGACGAGACTGGGAAAATTCAGGCCGTCTGGTTCAACCAGCCCTACATTGCAAAAATGGTCGCAGAAGATTCGCTTGTGAGAGTTGAAGGAAAAGTCTCTGCAAGAAGAAAAACAAATGAGCTTTATTTCAGCAATCCAAAAATCGAACCTGTCGGAAAATTGCCGATTGGCGTCGGAGAAAATCTTTTTGGCGATGAGGGAGAAGCACATACACTCTATCCTGTGTACCCGGAAAGCCGAGGTATTACTTCAAACTGGATTTATCACGCTATACAGAAAATATTTAAGGCCGGAATTCTGGAAACGCTCGTCGATCCGATTCCAGAAGTAATTTTGAAAAAATATAGTCTCCCCACACTTGCCACAGCAATCGTCTGGATGCACGCGCCAAAAGAACAGAGCCACGCCGAAGCTGCGCGAAAGCGTTTTGCATTTGAAGAAGTTTTTTTCATCCAGCTTGAAAATGAACGCGAACGCATTGAGTATCAGAAAAAAGATTCATTCATCATCAACCGTGATCCGAAAGAAATCGAAACATTTATCAAACGTTTCCCGTTCGAGCCAACAAATGCACAGAGAAAAGCCATCTCTCATATCCTCGATGATTTCAAAAGCGGGCATCCGATGTCCCGTCTTCTCGAAGGAGATGTGGGTTCTGGAAAGACAGCTGTTGCTGCGACAACTGTATATACAGCGATCACGACTCGACCAAAAGGGCAAGATTTTGGGCGACTCCAAGTCGCTTATATGGCACCAACGGAAATTCTTGCAAAACAGCACTTCGAGTCATTCATTCAGTATTTCAGACATCTGCCGATAAACATCGCGCTTATTACATCGAGTGGCTGTAAGAAATTTCCTTCTAAAGTAGATTCGTCGGGATATACGGACATTTCAAGAAACCAGCTCCTGAAATGGGTTGAGGCTGGAGAGATTCCAATTCTTATCGGCACGCACGCACTCATTCAGAAAGCTGTAAAATTTAAAAATCTTGCTTACATTATTATTGATGAACAGCATCGCTTCGGAGTGGCGCAGAGGCAAAAATTGCGAAGAAAAGATGACGTCCTCCCCCACCTTCTTTCGATGACAGCGACTCCAATTCCCCGCACACTCGCTCTCACTATCTTCGGCGATCTCGACCTCACTCTTCTCGATGAAATGCCTGTTGGACGAAAGCCAATCATCACCGAAGTTGTGCTTCCAAATGAACGAGAAAAAACTTACGAGAAAATTCGCACCGAATTAAAAGCCGGCCGGCAAGTCTATATCATCTGTCCACGGATTGATGAACCGGACCCAGACAAAGAACTTGCAATCCAAGCAAAGTCTGTAAAGGAAGAAGCGAAAAGGCTCAAAGAAAAAATATTTCCAGAATACGAAATAGAAATTCTTCACAGCAAGATGAAGCCAAAAGAGAAAGATGACATCATGGCAGAGTTTACCGCCCACAATATTCACATTCTCGTCGCGACATCAGTCGTCGAAGTCGGAGTAAATGTTCCGAATGCGACAGTCATCGTCATCGAGGGGGCGGAGCGTTTTGGCTTAGCACAACTTCACCAGCTTCGAGGACGTGTCATTCGAAGCAATCACCAAGCGTACTGCTACATTTTTACGGAAAGTAACGGGCAGAAAACAATCGACAGATTAAAAGCATTCAAAACTGCAAAAAATGGATTCGAACTGGCTGAAGAAGACTTGAAACTGCGCGGAGCGGGCTCTCTCTCGGGAGGAAAACAATGGGGCGTGAGCGACCTCGCGATGGAAGCGATAAAAAATATC